One stretch of Diorhabda carinulata isolate Delta chromosome 5, icDioCari1.1, whole genome shotgun sequence DNA includes these proteins:
- the LOC130893752 gene encoding transketolase-like protein 2, with amino-acid sequence MAKTPTDFQTLRDLATRIRIHSVESTAAASSGHPTTSSSIAEILSVLFFRTMRYKVSAPRDPSSDRFILSKGHAAPALYGAWVENGVVQESDLKKLRQLGCDLEGHPTPRLNFIDVGTGSLGQGLAVAAGMAYLGKYIEEATYRVFCLIGDGESAEGSIWESVNFASYYHLDNLVLILDANRLGQTRATMVGHDLELYKKRLEAFDFNAIIVDGHDVEALVKAFDTAATVKGKPTALIAKTYKGRDFPNIEDKENWHGKPLGGETERVIKHLKSLIKNPGKLNYTIPAPLSEVPAVNISNIKLSSPPNYKQGQMLATRQAYGTALVKLTESNSRVVALDGEMSNSTFSEAMKKYGPKNFIECFIAEQNLVGIAMGISCRDRTVAFASTFAAFFTRAFDQLRMAAISQSNINICGSHCGVSIGEDGPSQMALEDLAMFRSIPGSTVFYPSDVVAVERAVELAANTKGITFIRTARAPTAVVYPNDQIFEIGKSNVVFSSPKDQVLIIAAGVTLHESLLAAKQLANSSVAVRVLDPFTIKPIDKIGIVKNARECGNKILIIEDHYPEGGIGEAVLAALAEEVNIYVKHIAIPRVPRSGKPADLLNYYKIDAKNIVNHVDEVIRK; translated from the exons ATGGCGAAAACACCAACCGATTTTCAAACATTAAGGGATTTAGCTACACGTATAAGGATACATAGCGTTGAATCAACAGCAGCAGCTAGTTCTgg TCATCCAACGACATCATCTTCTATCGCAGAAATACTTTCAGTATTGTTCTTTAGAACAATGCGCTACAAAGTTTCGGCACCAAGAGATCCTTCCAGTGACCGTTTTATTCTTTCCAAAGGGCATGCCGCTCCCGCTCTCTATGGAGCTTGGGTGGAAAATGGAGTAGTACAAGAAtccgatttaaaaaaattgagacaaTTAGGATGTGATCTCGAAGGACATCCTACACCTCGCTTGAATTTCATCGATGTTGGTACTGGATCTCTTGGACAAGGGCTTGCTGTTGCAGCCGGTATGGCTTATctaggaaaatatattgaagaagcCACTTACAG ggTATTTTGTTTGATCGGTGATGGTGAAAGTGCCGAAGGATCTATCTGGGAATCAGTTAACTTTGCTAGTTACTATCATTTAGACAATTTGGTATTGATTCTGGATGCTAATAGACTTGGTCAAACACGAGCTACTATGGTAGGTCACGATTTGGAGCTCTATAAAAAGAGATTGGAAGCGTTTGACTTCAACGCTATTATAGTAGACGGTCATGATGTAGAAGCACTAGTTAAAGCATTCGATACTGCTGCTACTGTTAAAGGAAAACCAACAGCTCTTATAGCAAAAACTTACAAA GGAAGAGATTTTCCAAATATAGAAGACAAAGAAAATTGGCATGGTAAACCTCTCGGTGGAGAAACTGAAAGAGTGATTAAACACTTGAAATCTTTGATTAAGAATCCCGGTAAACTAAATTACACAATTCCAGCACCTTTATCAGAAGTACCAGCAGTTAATATTAGTAATATTAAACTTTCTTCTCCTCCGAATTATAAGCAAGGTCAGATGCTCGCTACAAGACAAGCCTATGGTACCGCATTGGTTAAATTAACCGAATCAAATTCAAGAGTTGTAGCTCTCGATGGAGAAATGAGTAATTCTACGTTTTCTGAAGCGATGAAGAAATACGGACCGAAAAACTTTATTGAATGTTTCATTGCAGAACAAAATCTCGTTGGTATAGCTATGGGAATAAGCTGCAGAGATCGCACTGTCGCTTTTGCTTCTACATTTGCCGCGTTCTTCACTAGGGCATTCGATCAA CTCCGCATGGCTGCTATCTCACAATCAAACATCAATATATGCGGATCGCATTGTGGAGTTTCTATTGGTGAAGATGGACCGAGTCAAATGGCCCTTGAAGATCTTGCTATGTTCCGATCCATACCTGGAAGTACTGTCTTTTATCCATCAGATGTAGTAGCTGTTGAAAGGGCGGTTGAATTAGCCGCCAATACAAAAGGGATTACTTTTATTCGTACCGCTAGGGCTCCTACTGCTGTGGTTTATCCCAACGATCAGATATTTGAA atTGGTAAATCAAATGTCGTTTTTTCATCCCCTAAAGATCAAGTTTTGATAATAGCTGCTGGTGTTACTTTACATGAATCATTACTAGCTGCTAAGCAATTAGCTAACTCCAGTGTTGCCGTTAGAGTCTTGGATCCATTCACAATTAAACCTATTGATAAAATTGGTATTGTCAAAAACGCTCGTGAATGCGGTAACAAGATTTTGATCATTGAAGATCATTATCCCGAAGGAGGTATTGGAGAAGCAGTTCTGGCTGCTTTGGCAGAAGAAgttaatatttatgttaaacACATAGCCATTCCTAGAGTTCCTAGATCTGGTAAACCGGCAGATTTATTGAACTACTATAAAATCGATgctaaaaatattgtgaatcACGTTGATGAAGTTATTAGAAAGTAA